The sequence ACGTTACTATTTTACAAATGGGCGGAACTCCGGGCGTGACGCAGACGCTTGAGGCGGGCAAAATCGAGGTCGGCGTTCTCGGCGAGTCCGGCATGCTGCTCGTCTTCCAGGGCAAGGCGCGGCAGCTCAAAGGCGCGAGCGCGCGCGAGCTCGGCATTTCCGGACTCGACGCGCCGTTGACGACGACCGAGCGCAAGCTCAAACGAGAGCGGCCCGCTGTCCTTCGTTTCGTCCAGGCTTACGTCGAGGCGATCCATTATTTCAAGACGAACAAGACGGGAGCCGTGCGCATCCTGCAAAAGCATATGCGCGGGCTGAGCGAGCAGCAGGTCGGCGCCTGGGTCGATGACGTGAAGGACAATATCGAGGCTGCGCCTTACCCCGACGATGCCGGGCTCCGCTCCGAGCTGGAGCAGGTGAACGCGCCCAAGTCCCAAAGCCCGGCCTATTTCGTCGATCGAAGCTTTCTCGACGAGATCAAAAAGAGCGGTTTCATCGAGCGCTTATATAAATAGCAGAAGGGAGCTTGGTTCAACAAAAGGTTGGAAGGTTTAGCAGGGCGTTCGCGTCAATTTGCCGCTTCCGCCGCCTCCAGCCGGGGCAACGGCCGCATTTTCTTTCTTTCCTTGTAAATGTGAACGCAGACCTCGTCGATTGCGCCCGGCGAATCATCGGCGTCCGAGGCTTGGTACTGGATCGTTATGCATTGGACCTTGTCCGATTGATACTGCCACTCGACTCGAAGCAGCCGAGCGCCGAGGAAGTCTACGTAATTTCCCGTGGTGCGGAGAAGATGAGCGAGATCCAGGAGGTTCGCGCGCCCCGACCCGGCGCGTCGTTTCTTCCTTTCTTCGATATCTATTTGTTGCAAGTCCTCCAGCGTATAGC is a genomic window of Candidatus Binatia bacterium containing:
- a CDS encoding ABC transporter substrate-binding protein gives rise to the protein MKLFCSALLLLSFFAPVSLHAQKLTLAHVAINPGQGLFWIARDSGLLAKHGFSADVVLIPGSPRTVQALIAGDLDFIVAGSAAILRARMQGAEIAMLASPSSYSSQRVLVKPDSTLGGLKDIKGKIVGVTQFGSAGDTFLRTALRKAGMKESDVTILQMGGTPGVTQTLEAGKIEVGVLGESGMLLVFQGKARQLKGASARELGISGLDAPLTTTERKLKRERPAVLRFVQAYVEAIHYFKTNKTGAVRILQKHMRGLSEQQVGAWVDDVKDNIEAAPYPDDAGLRSELEQVNAPKSQSPAYFVDRSFLDEIKKSGFIERLYK